Below is a genomic region from Ketobacter sp. MCCC 1A13808.
AATACAATGAAGCTCATGGCGAAGGGCTGTGCAGCAATCAGGGCAAGCCCTCGCCCTGCAAATTCGTTCGCGACAAAAGGGTGAACCGCTCCACCGTTGCCAGCAACGACAGCGCGCCAGCCACCACCCGCAAGCTGACTTCGGCAGTCGCACCCGCCGCCACTGCAGTGACCCTGGCTGCCGCGACCCTTGCCACCCCCAAGGTGGCGACTACACCCACCAAGGTGGTGCCGAAGCCAAAGGATGCCCCGAAACCCATCGCCGACCCGGTGGCAAAGACGGCGCCCGCTTCAAAAAAACCAACACCGGCAGCCACACCGCAATCAGCAACAAAGCCCAAACCACAGGCCGTAACGAAAGCAGCCGCGCCGGCAGCAACCATAACCGCTCCTGCTCCCGTGATCACGAAATCGAAACCTGCACCAACCACGGTAGCAAAAACGACTGCACCTGCCGCCACCGCCGCAGTGAATACCCCCCCCAAAAAAGCCAAAGCGACCAAAAAGGTCCAGCTTCAACAGCGGGAAGCGCAACCCTTTAAAGTGGCACAATCTGACATACCTGAGCCCAAGGTAATTGCTTTTTCAACGGTTTACTCCGAGCAGGATTCAGCAAAAATGAAGGTGCCCCCAAAACCAACGGAACAAGTGGTAGCAAAGACGGCTATTCCTGATTCCCGCCAGCAGTTCACCGACATTGTAGACCAGGAAAAAACCAAGATTAAACACCTGAGTATCACCGATTTACGCCAGGATCGCAGTGACATCTACTTCAATGATAATTGGGATGAAAAAGATCTGATGGCGGTTCCGGAACTGGCCTGGTGGCAGAAAAAAGCCTCGCTATTCTCTGATTCCGTCCAGCTTGTGTCGAAGCACGGCGATACCGAAATCCGCATGGTCATCTCTGATTATAAAGGGCCAGGCAGTTATAAACCGGAAAAAATAAGCGTCAGATCAGAGCCAGCGAAACTGAAAGCGGATCAGATGGAAACCGGAGTCGTCGTCATTGAA
It encodes:
- a CDS encoding MORN repeat-containing protein, which gives rise to MKIRHVAAVAWGLLLCSSFDTLAQPSDTGAEPGKTARTAPLKQHVWTDGARYEGDWEKGQPHGYGTLSYADGSQYWGRFERGRRHGFGKLKYKNGDQYEGNWLLDHPNGRGKLIYANGSVYEGSFKDGKHEGLGKQTFTDGTFYEGTWKEDKPHGFGKLTFVSGGLYEGAFSKGKPSGKGRYFYPNGDIYSGQWKAGNQDGTGRIDYSAGGYYEGEFVDGMRHGEGELMSALGQRYSGPFEYNEAHGEGLCSNQGKPSPCKFVRDKRVNRSTVASNDSAPATTRKLTSAVAPAATAVTLAAATLATPKVATTPTKVVPKPKDAPKPIADPVAKTAPASKKPTPAATPQSATKPKPQAVTKAAAPAATITAPAPVITKSKPAPTTVAKTTAPAATAAVNTPPKKAKATKKVQLQQREAQPFKVAQSDIPEPKVIAFSTVYSEQDSAKMKVPPKPTEQVVAKTAIPDSRQQFTDIVDQEKTKIKHLSITDLRQDRSDIYFNDNWDEKDLMAVPELAWWQKKASLFSDSVQLVSKHGDTEIRMVISDYKGPGSYKPEKISVRSEPAKLKADQMETGVVVIESETEGWISGTFEFKVKDKTGKSLAFDHGVFHLSTKDKLPGFY